The Methanobrevibacter millerae genome includes the window TAAGTAACTTTGAAGAGGAACAGCCTGTAGGTGAAAGGATTGTAAGTGATAGTGGAGCCGAAATATAATATATATTTATATAAAATAAGTAATAAAATATATAATAAATAATATAATAAAAAGTGATAATGATGAGGCATGAACTTTTTGAAGTCGGATCATATGACTATTCCGATCTGGACAATCGACTTGACAAACCTGTTGAATGGACTGAAGATGATCTAAAGCTAATAGCTGAAAACTACCGTGGAGGAATTCCTTTAACTTCTGAGCATGACAATATCTATGTCGGTATTGGAAACAATATCTCTTATGAAAAAGGTAAGCTATTCATTGAAGTTCCGGATGAACTGGATATGGAAGGAAAAGGTCTGTCCCCTAAAGTTGATGTCTTGCTGAAAGATAATGGAGATTCATTTGGAATTGATACTATGAGCTTAATAGATGTTGGTGTAACTAAAAACCCTAGAAAAATTACTTTATTGAATTCTGAAATAACTGAAGATGTTGGAGAAACCAGAACTCATGAGCCACAACCTCATCCTCCCAGTAAAGATGCTAATGTAGCAACTAGTCTGTTATTGGAGAAATTGCAGGGCAAGGATGCAGAAATTGGAAAGCTTCAGGATGAAATAAATAGCTTAAAGGAAGAATCTGAAAAATATGATGAAATAAAAAAAGCTATTGAAGAAAATAAGGAATTCATAGACAGTAAAGATGAAATCCTAAAAGAGTTATCAGAACTCAGAAAAGCCGAAAATGAAAGAAAAATAAAAGAGTACGAATCTAAATACAACTTTAACTATAATGAAAATGCACAGGATAAGGAAATAATTGATAAACTATTGTCTGGTGATGTTGATATGGAACTGATGGAAAAACTGGCAGAGAGAAGAATACAAATAGAAGCCAGTAATGACGGTTCAACGCCTGGTGGAAGAAATCCTGAAAATTCTGGAAATGAGGGAGAAGTCGGTGAAACCGGCAGTACATCTGATGAAAATGCACCTTCCTTTACTACCCGTGAAGAATATAATAAGATTTTAAAGGACATGGGATTCAACAGAACTAGAATATAGCTATGATGGTGTATTTTTGTTGCTTTTTACACTGGAGCTAGATTTTTCATGAATCCCTCGTTATTTGATGGGGAAGTGATTTTTTATACATTTTCTCACTTCTCCTGATATGCTGTATTGATACCCTTAATGCCTAATTAATGGGGGACAAGCCCTCATTTTAATTGCCCATGAGTGCCAATACAAATTAATTTAAGTTTACAAAACTTAACCCGAACCGACCGATAAATGGTCGGTTCTTAAATTTGACAAATTTAATAATTCCAAACCATAAACTCGGAACAGGGGGACAAGCCCCTGTTCCTCGAAACTTGATAGTACATTAATTGGGGGATCTATAGTATAGGCCTTTCGCTAACGCTCAAGGCGTCCAGTTCGACCTATGGTCGGACGGAACATCGAGATAAGATTGAAAATATTATTTTTATTTTGTAGAGTGGATTACGGAACCGACAACTGGTGTCGGTTCCTTATTAAGTATATACTCGCCAATTCTATTCGCCCCCACCTATACCATGCCTTCCACATATGCTTCCCTTTGGTCAGCATAGGGTCGGCATGGTTATGGTGGGGGCGAATTGGCTCGTTTATAACGTGCGGTATGGAAGTTGGATTTGATTTGAATAAAATTAGTATTTAATCAATAGGTCAAAAATTATTTCTTCATGGAATCCAAATACAACTAATTATTTTCGATATTTTGTTTAAGATTGTTTATTAATTTTAATATTTCAATTAATCTTTCGTTATCTTGATTAAAATAATTTAAGAAAATTTCATATTCATTCATATCTTTAACATATTCTTCAAATTCCATTAAAAACCAAATTAAACTATCACAAACTGATTTAATAACATTCCTATCATTTTGTGTAATTTCACTAATATTTTCGTGGATTAACTTATTTCTTTTTTCTTTAATATAATAAATTCTCATTTGATATGATTTGGGATACTTGTAGTGTTTAAGTATTTTTCTCATATAATTTATCACATAATTATCTGATCTATCAATGCCATTCTTAATTATTCTTTCACTTAACGTCCAGAATTTAAGAAATGATATATCTAAATCAGCCTCATTTGATGCTTTGTAATATAATATCAGATATTCATTTATTTGATAAATAATTTTTTTATTTTTGGATCTCATTAAAATTTTATAAAAATCATATAATAAATTTGTATTTGAAAATTTAATTAATTTTGATTTTTCATATGTTTCACTATCTTTTAAAATACAATATGAATTAAATTCATCGCCAATAAAAGTATTATCTTCATTCAATTCATGAATTGAAGAAATTTTTATGTCAGATAGATTATAGTCTACACTTAATGTATTTGCTCTAAACATTTTAACATTTTTTCGAAATAAATGTAAGAATGATAAATATCCAAAAAATAAATATACTCGATTAATTGCTTCTTTTTCCATCATGTAAAAACTTTTTCCTTTTGCAATATATTCCAGCATAATATATTCAGTTTTAAAATCTTTTCTTAATTTTTCATCTTCAAAAGATAAATTATTTGGATTAAATATCTTTAAATTAAATAAATGCAACATTTCACAAAATTTATCTTTGATTGAATCTATTAATTCAATATTTGTGTAAAAAATAAATTTTATTTTAAAATTATTTGTTGTTTTTGAAGAGTGGGCTATTTTATTTATTTCAACTAAAAATTCATTTAGAATATCCTCATCGTTTTGATATTTTACATTATTCAATATCCTAAAAA containing:
- a CDS encoding zinc ribbon domain-containing protein, with protein sequence MQSCENCGNKNIPENSKYCNHCGVFLKLAKQPIQFKENKSSHLKSLKETLIEGSKIIDEDEDGRLSTSKNIEYYQNLVWSYLKETTTFENEMNDEITEKEFIIHIFRILNNVKYQNDEDILNEFLVEINKIAHSSKTTNNFKIKFIFYTNIELIDSIKDKFCEMLHLFNLKIFNPNNLSFEDEKLRKDFKTEYIMLEYIAKGKSFYMMEKEAINRVYLFFGYLSFLHLFRKNVKMFRANTLSVDYNLSDIKISSIHELNEDNTFIGDEFNSYCILKDSETYEKSKLIKFSNTNLLYDFYKILMRSKNKKIIYQINEYLILYYKASNEADLDISFLKFWTLSERIIKNGIDRSDNYVINYMRKILKHYKYPKSYQMRIYYIKEKRNKLIHENISEITQNDRNVIKSVCDSLIWFLMEFEEYVKDMNEYEIFLNYFNQDNERLIEILKLINNLKQNIENN